The Streptomyces sp. GSL17-111 region CTGGCCATCGGCTTCCTCATCGCCGCGAGCCTGGCCATCGGCGTGTACGGCGTGCGGGCGGCGCGCACCACCCCCGACTTCCTCGTCGCCTCCCGCCGGGTCGGTAGCGGCTGGAACGCCATGGCCATCGCGGGGGAGTACGTCTCCGCCGCCTCCGTGCTGGGCCTGGCCGGGCTGCTCCTCAAGGACGGCATCGGCACCATGTGGTACGCCGTCGGCTTCACCGCCGGGTACGTGGCCGTGGCCGCGCTGGTGGCCGGTCCCATGCGCCGCTCGGGCGCCTTCACCGTCCCCGACTTCGCCGAGTACCGGCTCGCGTCCACCAGTGTGCGGCGGCTGTGCGGGCTCGTGGTGCTCGTCATCATGTGGCTCTACCTGGTGCCGCAGTTCAAGGGCGCGGGTGTGGTGCTCCAGCTGGTCAGCGGTACACCGTACTGGGTGGGCGTGGTGCTGGCCGGGCTGGTCGTCAGCGGGTCGATCGCGATGGGCGGGATGCGGTCGGCGACGTACGTGCAGGCCTTCCACTACCTCGTGAAGCTCGCCTTCATCGCCGTGCCCGCCGTCTTCCTCGTCGTGCGGGCGGGAGCGGACACCCGCGCGCGGGCCCTGGAACCGGTCACCGTCCCCGACGGCTGGAGCCGGCCGCTGCTCGACATCGGGGACGCCGGGTACCCGCTGCTCAGCACCTGGTCCGTCCTCCTCGCCACGACGCTGGGCGCGGTCGGGCTGCCGCACGTCGTCATGCGCTTCCACACCAGCGCCAGCGCGCGGGCGGCACGCCGCGTGGCCGTCATGGTGATCGCCCTGCTCGGCGTCTTCTACCTCTTCCCCGTGGTCTACGGCCTGTTCGGCCGCGTCCTGACGCCGCACCTCGTGCACCAGGGCGCCACGGACACGGTCGCCGTCGTCCTGCCCGGCGAGGTCGCCCCCGGCACCCTGGGCAGCCTGCTCACGGCCCTCGTGGCCGCCGGCGCCTTCGCCGCCTTCCTCTCCACGTCCTCGGGGCTGCTGCTCGCCCTGGCGGGCGGGCTCTCCCACGACCTGTTCGGCAGCGGCCTCTCCCGGCTCCGGCTGGCCGTCGCCGCCGGAGCGTTCGTCGCGGTGCTGCTGTCCCTGCCCGCCGCGCACGTCGACATCAACGTCATGGTGGGCTGGGCCTTCGCCGTCGCCGCCTCCACCTTCTGCCCGCTGCTGGTCCTCGGCATCTGGTGGCCCCGCCTCACCCTGCCGGGCGCGGTCTGCGGCCTGGTCGTCGGCGGCGTCTCGGCGACGGGCGCGGCGCTCGCCTCGGTGGCCGGTACGTACGCCTCCGGCCTCCTGACGGTCCTGCTCGCCCAGCCGGCGGCGTGGACGGTCCCCCTGGCGTTCGCCACGATGGTCGGCGTCTCCCTGCGCTGGGGCTCACCCCCCGAGGGCGCCACCCGCGCCGTCCTGCGCCTCCACGCCCCCTGACGTCCGCCGTCCCGCCGTGCCACGCGGCGGTGCCCCGGCCGACGGGGTCGGCCGGGGCACCGTGGGCGCGGGGGCGGGGTGGGTCAGTGGTCGCCCGCCGGTTCGGCGCCGGCCCCGGTCAGGGCGCGGACCTGGAGCTCCGCGAACCGCCGGGGGTCGCGCTCGTCGGAGAGCAGCGTCCCGACCACCGCGCACAGCAGCCCGAGCGGGATCGACACCAGGCCCGGGTTGGCCAGCGGGAACCAGGCGAAGTCGGCGCCGGTGACGAGTGCCTTCTCCGAGCCCGACACCACGGGGGAGAAGATCACCAGTCCCACCGCGCTGATCAGACCGCCGTAGATACCGGCCACCGCGCCCTGCGTGTTGAAGCGCTTCCAGAACAGGCTCAGCAGCAACGTCGGCAGGTTCGCCGAGGCGGCGATGGCGAAGGCCAGCGCCACGAGGAAGGCGACGTTGAGACTCTGCGCGAAGATGGCCAGCACGATCGCCACCGCTCCCACGCCGAACGCCGACATCCGGGCGACCCGCACCTCGTCCTGCTCGGTGGCCTTACCGCCGCGCAGCACGCTGTTGTAGAAGTCGTGGGCCAGGGAGGAGGACGACGCGATGGTCAGGCCCGCCACGGTGGAGAGGATCGCCGCGAAGGCGACCGCCGCGATGATCGCCAGCATCACGGCGGCCAGCCCCGAACCGCCGAAGTGCTCGCCCGCCGCCTCGGCGAGCTGCGGCGCCGCCGTGTTCCCCGCCGCGTCCTGGGCCGTGATGGCCTCCTTGCCCACGAGGGCCGCCGCGCCGAAGCCCAGGACCAGGGTCATCAGGTAGAAGGTGCCGATGAGCCCGATGCCCCAGTTCACCGACTTCCGGGCCGTCTTGGAATCGGGGACGGTGTAGAAGCGGATCAGGATGTGCGGCAGCCCGGCTGTTCCGAGCACCAGGGCGAGGCCCAGGCTGATCATGTCCAGCTTGTTCCACAGCGTCTGGAGCGCGTCGCCCGGAACCTCCGTGCCGAAGCGCAGCCCGGGTTCGAGGAACGACTGTCCGGCTCCGCTCGCGCCCGCCGCGTCGTTCATCAGGGCGCCGAGGTCGAAGCCGTAGACGCCCAGCACCATCACCGTCAGCAGGAACGCGCCGCCCATCAGCATCCCGGCCTTGATGATCTGCACCCAGGTGGTGCCCTTCATCCCGCCGAAGGTGACGTAGACGATCATGAGGATGCCGACGACGACGATCCCGGCGATCTTGGCGGTGTCCGCGTCCATGCCGAGGTACGTCTCGCCGGGGGCGATGCCGAGCAGCAGGGCGATGAGCGCGCCCGCCCCGACCATCTGCGCGAGCAGGTAGAAGACGGACACGGTGAGGGTCGAGACGGCCGCCGCGGTCCGGACCGGCCGCTGTTTCATGCGGTAGGACAGCACGTCGGCCATCGTGAAGCGACCGGAGTTGCGGAGCAGTTCGGCGACGAGGAGCAGGGCGACGAGCCAGGCGACCAGGAAGCCGATCGAGTAGAGGAAGCCGTCGTAGCCGAACAGCGCGATCATCCCCGCGATACCGAGGAAGGAGGCGGCGGACATGTAGTCGCTGCCGATCGCGAAGCCGTTCTGCAGCCCGGTGAAGCCGCGCCCGCCGGAGTGGAAGTCGGCGGCTGACTTCGTCTGGCGGCTGGCCCTGACCGTGATGATCAGGGTCACCGCGATCATCGACACGAACAGCAGCAGCGTGATGGCGCGGCTGGAATCGCTGGTCTCAGCGGCGAGCATCATGCGGAACGCTCCGAATCCTCGGGGGCGGTACGGCCGGCGGGCACGGGCTCCTGCCCGTGCAGCTCCTCGCGCAGGGAGTCGGCGAGCGCGTCGAGCCGCCGGCCCGCGTAGCGGGAGTACAGGACGGCGATGCCGAAGGTGCTGACGAACTGGAGCACGCCGAAGACGAGCGCCACGTTGACGGTCCCGAACAGCACCGTGGACATGAGGTCGCGTGCGTACGCGGACATCAGCACGTACAGCAGGTACCAGGCGAAGAAGGCGACGCTCATGGGGAAGACGAAGACCAGTAGCCGTCGCTTCAGCTCAAGGAAGCGCGCGTCGGTGTGCATCGCTACCGTCCGTTCCGCCCGCTCCTCCTCCGGTGAGCGGGAGTGCGGTGGGTGATCTGTCGGCATGAACGCCTCCTCGGCAGGGGGAACTGGGGGGAAGGTAAGCAGCGTCACAGCACGGGGGAAGCGGCACTCCGGTACGTGCGGTGAACGTTCCGGGCGCGCGACAAGCGGTACACCTCCGTGCGACGACCGGTCCGAAACCACGCCCAGCGGTCGTCAAGCCGCCCCCGGCCGTCGTCCCTTCGGGGGAAATGCGGCGCCGAGCGCGGGCGAAACGGCCGCACGGTCGTTGGCCCGGGTGTGATGAGCCACAGCAGCCAGGAGGGAAGCCGCCCCGCCGTCGCGCGGCTGCGGGAGCAGCGCGAGCGGGAGCAGGCGTCGCAGAAGCGCAGGCGCGGACTGAAGGCCGGCCTCGTCGCCGTGGGCGTACTCGCCGTCGTCGGCGTGGTGGGTTACGCGGCGGCCGGCGGCTCGCAGGAGAAGGGCGACGGCAAGGCGGCGCCGCCCGTCACCGAGGGCAAGGGCAAGGCCCCCGTCACGCTCACGATCTACGAGGACTTCCGCTGCCCGGGCTGCGCCCAGTTCGAGCTGGCGTTCAAGGACACCGTCCACGAGCTGACCGACGAGGGGAAGGTCCGGGTCGAGTACCACCTGGTCTCGATCATCGACGGCAACATGGGCGGGAACGGTTCGAAGTACGCGGCCAACGCCGCGCACTGTGCCAAGGACGCAGAGCTGTTCACCCCTTACCACGACCTGCTCTACGCCGAGCAGCCGCCGGAGCAGGAGGACACCTTCGCCGACAAGGACCACCTGATCGAGCTCGCCGGTGAGATCCCCGGCCTCGACAGCCCCGAGTTCCGCTCCTGCGTCCAGAACGGCACCCACGACACCCGGGTGACGCGCACCAACGACGCCTTCACCGCCTCCGAGTACAACGCCACTCCGACCGTCCTGCTGAACGGCGAGAGCCTCTACGGGGACCCGAACGACCCGCTCACCCCCGAGAGCCTGCGCGCCAAGGTCGAGAAGGCCGCCGCCGACGCCGCGTGACGCACGGGTGCGGGGCCCGGGCGGTTACCGCCTCCCGGGCCGGGCAGGGTAGCGTCTGAAGGGCCATGGACATCCTCGCGTCTATCCCCAGCCCGTCGAGCGGTGAGATCGAGCTCGGCCCGTTCCCGCTGCGCGGCTACGCCGTGTGCATCATCCTCGGCGTCTTCGTCGCCGTCTGGCTCGGTGGCCGGCGCTGGGTGGCGCGCGGCGGCCGTCCCGGCACGGTCGCCGACGTCGCGGTGTGGGCCGTCCCGTTCGGTCTCGTCGGCGGACGGCTGTACCACGTCGTCACCGACTACCAGCTCTACTTCGCCGAGGGCCGCGACCCCGTCGACGCGCTGAAGATCTGGGAGGGCGGCCTCGGCATCTGGGGCGCCGTCGCGTTCGGCGCGCTCGGCGCCTGGATCGCCTGTCGGCGCCGGGGCATCCCGCTGCCCGCCTACGCCGACGCCGTCGCCCCCGCGCTCGCCGTCGCCCAGGCGATCGGCCGCTGGGGCAACTGGTTCAACCAGGAGCTGTACGGCCGGGCGACGGACGTCCCGTGGGCCGTGGAGATCGACAACGGTACGCACGAGGGCACGTTCCACCCCACGTTCCTGTACGAGTCGCTGTGGTGCCTCGGCGTCGCGGCGCTCGTCATCTGGGCCGACCGCCGCTTCCGCCTCGGCCACGGCCGGGCCTTCGCGCTGTACGTCGCCGGATACACGGCGGGCCGGTTCTGGATCGAGTACCTGCGCATCGACGAGGCGCACGAGATCCTCGGCCTGCGGCTGAACAACTGGACGTCCCTGCTGGTGTTCCTGGCGGCGGTGGCCTTCATCGTCGTCTCCGCCAAGCGTCGCCCGGGCCGCGAGGCCGTCGTCGAGCCCGACCCGGACGGGGTGAAGCCCGCATCCGACGCCGAAACGCTGTCGAAGGACACCCCCGCGAAGGACACCCCCGCCGACGGCACCTCCGGGGCGACCTCCGGCAAGGACGCCGCTCCGGACCGCGCGGCCGACGCGGCGTCCGACGCGGCGGGGCCTTCCGGCCGGGCGTGACCGGATGCCGGTGAGGCAGGTCAGTTCGGCCTGCCTTGCTGGCGGCGGCCCCGGCCGCCGCCTACCGTCGGACGTGTGTTGCCAGGAGAGCGGCCCCGCGTTCACACCCACCGCGACGTCAACGGCGGGTGGCTGCGTCCGGCCGTGTTCGGCGCCATGGACGGCATGGTCTCCAACCTCGCCCTGATCACCGGCGTCGCGGGTGGCTCCGTCGCTCCGCAGACCATCGTCCTGACGGGCCTGGCCGGGCTGGCCGCCGGTGCCTTCTCCATGGCCGCCGGGGAGTACACCTCCGTGGCCTCCCAGCGGGAGCTGGTCCTGGCCGAGCTGGACGTGGAGCGGCGCGAGCTGCGCGAGGACCCGGAGGGCGAGCAGCGGGAGCTGGCCGCACGCTACCGGGCGCGTGGGGTGGCCGGTCCGCTGGCGGAGGAGGTCGCCGAGCAGCTTTCCCGCGACCCCGACCAGGCGCTGGAGATCCACGCCCGCGACGAGCTCGGCGTCGATCCGACGGACCTGCCGTCGCCCCTGGTGGCCGCCGTCTCCTCGTTCAGTGCCTTCGCGCTCGGTGCCCTGCTGCCCGTCGCGCCGTATCTGCTGGGCGCGACGCAGGTGTGGCCGGCCGTGACGCTGGCCCTCGTCGGGCTGTTCCTGTGCGGGGCGGCCGTGTCGAAGGTCACCGTCCGTCCCTGGTGGTACACCGGGCTCCGACAGTTCATCCTGGGAGGGTCCGCCGCCGCGGTGACCTACGTCCTGGGATCGCTCCTGGGCGCCGCGATCGGCTGACCGCGCTCGGTGACCCCGCGCTTCCGTGGAAGGTTTCACGTTTCCCAGCGGTTTCAGAATCGTGGGCACCGGGCAGAAGCGCATAGCGCTGCGAGCAATGACGCCCGCACCACCCCCCCGCGTGAGCAGGGGCAACACCTCTTCCGCAGAGTACGGACCACCCGTTCGGCGTCCGTATGGTGGACTCGGTTATCCACTTTCCGGGAAACTGACCATCATGTAATCTGCACGAAATTTTGATCGCAGAGGGCCAACGTCGTCCCTCGGCACTTGTTCATGCCACGACGACGACGGGAGAGCCGATGCGTGCAGCGTCTATGGCGGCCCACCCTGCCAAGCAGGGGTTGTACGACCCCCGAAACGAGCACGACGCCTGTGGTGTCGGCTTCGTGGCCACCCTCACCGGCGAAGCGAGCCACCGGCTCGTGGAGCAGGCGCTGACCGTTCTGCGCAATCTCGAGCACCGTGGCGCCACCGGCTCGGAGCCGGACTCCGGTGACGGCGCCGGCATCCTGGTCCAGGTCCCGGACGCCTTCCTGCGCGAGTCCGTGTCCTTCGACCTGCCCGAGGCGGGCGGCTACGCCGTCGGCATCGCCTTCCTCCCCGCCGACGAGACCGAGGCCGAGGCCGCCGTCTCCCGGATCGGCGCGATCGCCGCCGAGGAGGGCCTGACCGTCCTCGGCTGGCGCGAGGTGCCCGTCGCGCCCGAACTGCTGGGCAACGGCGCGCGCGCCACCATGCCGCAGTTCCGCCAGCTCTTCGTGGCCGACGCCGCCGGGAACGGCGCCCGCCCGCGCACGGGTCTGGAGCTGGACCGGTTCGCGTTCCTGCTGCGCAAGCGCGCCGAGCGGGAGGCCGGGGTGTACTTCCCCTCCCTGTCCGCGCGCACGATCGTCTACAAGGGCATGCTCACCACCGGGCAGCTGGAGCCCTTCTTCCCGGACCTCTCCGACCGGCGCTTCGGCTCCGCGATCGCCCTCGTCCACTCGCGGTTCTCCACGAACACCTTCCCGAGCTGGCCGCTGGCGCACCCCTACCGGTTCATCGCCCACAACGGCGAGATCAACACCGTCAAGGGCAACCGCAACTGGATGCGCGCCCGCGAGTCCCAGCTCGTCTCCGACCTCTTCGGCGGCGAGAGCCGGGACCTGGAGCGGATCTTCCCGATCTGCACCCCCGACGCCTCCGACTCGGCCTCCTTCGACGAGGTCCTGGAGCTGCTGCACCTCGGCGGCCGTTCGCTGCCGCACTCGGTGCTGATGATGGTCCCCGAGGCGTGGGAGAGCCCCGAGTCCCGGGAGTCGATGGACCCCGCCCGGCGTGCCTTCTACGCCTACCACTCCACGATGATGGAGCCCTGGGACGGCCCCGCCTGCGTCACCTTCACGGACGGCACCCAGGTCGGAGCCGTTCTCGACCGCAACGGTCTGCGTCCGGGCCGCTACTGGGTCACCGACGACGGCCTCGTCGTCCTCGGCTCCGAGGTCGGCGTCCTGGACATCGACCCGGGCAAGGTCGTCCGCAAGGGCCGCCTCCAGCCCGGCCGCATGTTCCTGGTGGACACCGCCGAGCACCGCATCATCGAGGACGACGAGATCAAGGCCGCCCTCGCCGCCGAGCACCCCTACCAGGAGTGGCTGGAAGCGGGCATCACCGAGCTGGCCGACCTGCCCGAGCGCGAGCACATCGTGCACACCCACGCCTCGGTCACCCGCCGCCAGCAGACCTTCGGCTACACCGAGGAGGAGCTGCGCGTCCTGCTGGCCCCGATGGCCCGCACCGGCGCCGAGCCCATCGGCTCG contains the following coding sequences:
- a CDS encoding DsbA family protein; amino-acid sequence: MSHSSQEGSRPAVARLREQREREQASQKRRRGLKAGLVAVGVLAVVGVVGYAAAGGSQEKGDGKAAPPVTEGKGKAPVTLTIYEDFRCPGCAQFELAFKDTVHELTDEGKVRVEYHLVSIIDGNMGGNGSKYAANAAHCAKDAELFTPYHDLLYAEQPPEQEDTFADKDHLIELAGEIPGLDSPEFRSCVQNGTHDTRVTRTNDAFTASEYNATPTVLLNGESLYGDPNDPLTPESLRAKVEKAAADAA
- the lgt gene encoding prolipoprotein diacylglyceryl transferase — protein: MDILASIPSPSSGEIELGPFPLRGYAVCIILGVFVAVWLGGRRWVARGGRPGTVADVAVWAVPFGLVGGRLYHVVTDYQLYFAEGRDPVDALKIWEGGLGIWGAVAFGALGAWIACRRRGIPLPAYADAVAPALAVAQAIGRWGNWFNQELYGRATDVPWAVEIDNGTHEGTFHPTFLYESLWCLGVAALVIWADRRFRLGHGRAFALYVAGYTAGRFWIEYLRIDEAHEILGLRLNNWTSLLVFLAAVAFIVVSAKRRPGREAVVEPDPDGVKPASDAETLSKDTPAKDTPADGTSGATSGKDAAPDRAADAASDAAGPSGRA
- a CDS encoding DUF485 domain-containing protein; the encoded protein is MPTDHPPHSRSPEEERAERTVAMHTDARFLELKRRLLVFVFPMSVAFFAWYLLYVLMSAYARDLMSTVLFGTVNVALVFGVLQFVSTFGIAVLYSRYAGRRLDALADSLREELHGQEPVPAGRTAPEDSERSA
- a CDS encoding solute symporter family protein, with protein sequence MMLAAETSDSSRAITLLLFVSMIAVTLIITVRASRQTKSAADFHSGGRGFTGLQNGFAIGSDYMSAASFLGIAGMIALFGYDGFLYSIGFLVAWLVALLLVAELLRNSGRFTMADVLSYRMKQRPVRTAAAVSTLTVSVFYLLAQMVGAGALIALLLGIAPGETYLGMDADTAKIAGIVVVGILMIVYVTFGGMKGTTWVQIIKAGMLMGGAFLLTVMVLGVYGFDLGALMNDAAGASGAGQSFLEPGLRFGTEVPGDALQTLWNKLDMISLGLALVLGTAGLPHILIRFYTVPDSKTARKSVNWGIGLIGTFYLMTLVLGFGAAALVGKEAITAQDAAGNTAAPQLAEAAGEHFGGSGLAAVMLAIIAAVAFAAILSTVAGLTIASSSSLAHDFYNSVLRGGKATEQDEVRVARMSAFGVGAVAIVLAIFAQSLNVAFLVALAFAIAASANLPTLLLSLFWKRFNTQGAVAGIYGGLISAVGLVIFSPVVSGSEKALVTGADFAWFPLANPGLVSIPLGLLCAVVGTLLSDERDPRRFAELQVRALTGAGAEPAGDH
- a CDS encoding VIT1/CCC1 transporter family protein, which gives rise to MLPGERPRVHTHRDVNGGWLRPAVFGAMDGMVSNLALITGVAGGSVAPQTIVLTGLAGLAAGAFSMAAGEYTSVASQRELVLAELDVERRELREDPEGEQRELAARYRARGVAGPLAEEVAEQLSRDPDQALEIHARDELGVDPTDLPSPLVAAVSSFSAFALGALLPVAPYLLGATQVWPAVTLALVGLFLCGAAVSKVTVRPWWYTGLRQFILGGSAAAVTYVLGSLLGAAIG
- a CDS encoding sodium/solute symporter codes for the protein MPPGTAAHDARDDGRARVTGLLAIGFLIAASLAIGVYGVRAARTTPDFLVASRRVGSGWNAMAIAGEYVSAASVLGLAGLLLKDGIGTMWYAVGFTAGYVAVAALVAGPMRRSGAFTVPDFAEYRLASTSVRRLCGLVVLVIMWLYLVPQFKGAGVVLQLVSGTPYWVGVVLAGLVVSGSIAMGGMRSATYVQAFHYLVKLAFIAVPAVFLVVRAGADTRARALEPVTVPDGWSRPLLDIGDAGYPLLSTWSVLLATTLGAVGLPHVVMRFHTSASARAARRVAVMVIALLGVFYLFPVVYGLFGRVLTPHLVHQGATDTVAVVLPGEVAPGTLGSLLTALVAAGAFAAFLSTSSGLLLALAGGLSHDLFGSGLSRLRLAVAAGAFVAVLLSLPAAHVDINVMVGWAFAVAASTFCPLLVLGIWWPRLTLPGAVCGLVVGGVSATGAALASVAGTYASGLLTVLLAQPAAWTVPLAFATMVGVSLRWGSPPEGATRAVLRLHAP